One genomic window of Ottowia oryzae includes the following:
- a CDS encoding MetQ/NlpA family ABC transporter substrate-binding protein, translated as MQRRTSLIATAAIAAFTLLGSPLAQAQDKTNIKVGVTAGPHAQIMEAVKKAAAKDGLAITVVEFSDYVQPNAALAAGDLDANSYQHKPYLDQQIADRGYKFTSVASTVTFPIGIYSKKIKKLADLKPGARVGIPNDPTNGGRVLLLLQEQGLIKLKGSAGLKATPLDVAENPKKLRFVELDAAQLPRSLDDLDAAAINTNYALPAGLNPSKDAIAIEGPKGPYANILVVRTADQKQPWVAKFVKAYRSPEVRAFIKDEFKGSVVADF; from the coding sequence CCTGCTGGGCAGCCCGCTGGCCCAGGCGCAGGACAAAACCAATATCAAGGTGGGCGTGACCGCCGGCCCGCACGCGCAGATCATGGAAGCGGTCAAAAAAGCCGCCGCCAAGGACGGCCTGGCCATCACCGTGGTCGAGTTCAGCGACTACGTGCAGCCCAACGCCGCCCTGGCCGCTGGCGACCTGGACGCCAACAGCTACCAGCACAAGCCCTACCTCGACCAGCAGATTGCCGACCGCGGCTACAAGTTCACCAGCGTGGCCAGCACCGTCACCTTCCCGATCGGCATCTATTCCAAAAAGATCAAGAAGCTGGCCGACCTGAAGCCCGGCGCGCGCGTGGGCATCCCCAACGACCCGACCAACGGCGGCCGCGTGCTGCTGCTGCTGCAAGAGCAGGGGCTGATCAAACTCAAAGGCAGCGCGGGCCTGAAAGCCACGCCGCTGGACGTGGCCGAAAACCCCAAGAAATTGCGCTTTGTTGAACTGGACGCCGCCCAACTGCCGCGTTCGCTGGACGACCTGGACGCCGCCGCCATCAACACCAACTACGCCTTGCCGGCGGGGCTGAACCCGTCCAAGGACGCCATCGCCATCGAAGGGCCCAAAGGCCCGTACGCGAACATTCTGGTGGTGCGCACGGCCGACCAGAAGCAGCCGTGGGTGGCCAAGTTCGTGAAGGCCTACCGCTCGCCTGAAGTGCGTGCGTTCATCAAGGATGAGTTCAAGGGATCGGTGGTGGCGGACTTCTGA
- a CDS encoding bifunctional metallophosphatase/5'-nucleotidase — protein MRLSRSKWVTLTSVAAATLLVTACGGSDDDDTNPPAPADYTLTLVHINDQHSTLDSKSRTLKLNTGGATPSTVTVDAAGFPRVTQAIEDIAKAAGPNVLKIHAGDALTGTLYFNRAGADGEADAAMMNTVCFDTFTLGNHEFDKGDSGLKGFLDLLKKGSCNTTVLSANTSFGANSALNSSRAPGYVVPSKVFERGGQKIGVIGLTIAGKTKASSSPDPDTTFQDEAAAAQREIDALRAQGVNKIVLASHIGYEYDRQVVAKLSGVDVVVGGDSHTLLGPASLTTLGVGSPAGAYPTVATDKDGKMVCIVQAWEYAQVVGELKVRFDAKGDVQECAGTPHVLIGNNYTLGGKAPTAAEQAAIDASVKAAGVLRVTAPSANATSVLAPFKARVEVFNKTVVASAPTELCSRRVPGGPGSVDYSRSSTGCNAEGLVNQHGGDIQQLVAQAYLDVANAKYGGADISLQSGGGVRVPLLGRVTAANVIQVLPFGNMLFRLQVTGAEVKAMLEDGLEATFGANGTTGPYPYTGGLRFDVDSKAAAGSRVSQIEVRDPATGAWGTLDPAKTYRLFVLSFNATGGDGYKTLAAVPAARRLDIGVLDADVLFDYIDRQPKDATGLPQLGRLPLAQYSTRNFK, from the coding sequence ATGCGCCTATCAAGGTCCAAGTGGGTAACGCTGACCAGCGTCGCAGCGGCCACGCTGCTGGTCACGGCATGCGGCGGCAGCGATGACGACGACACCAACCCGCCCGCGCCTGCGGACTACACCCTCACCCTGGTGCACATCAACGACCAGCATTCCACGCTGGACAGCAAGAGTCGTACGCTCAAGCTGAATACGGGCGGCGCCACGCCGTCCACCGTCACCGTGGATGCGGCGGGCTTTCCGCGCGTCACGCAGGCCATTGAAGACATCGCCAAGGCCGCTGGCCCCAACGTGCTGAAGATCCACGCAGGCGACGCGCTCACGGGCACGCTGTACTTCAACCGCGCGGGTGCCGACGGCGAGGCCGACGCCGCGATGATGAATACCGTGTGCTTCGACACCTTCACGCTGGGCAACCACGAGTTCGACAAGGGCGACAGCGGCCTCAAGGGCTTCCTCGACCTGCTCAAGAAAGGCAGCTGCAACACCACCGTGCTGAGCGCCAACACCAGCTTTGGCGCCAACTCGGCACTCAATTCATCGCGCGCGCCGGGCTATGTGGTGCCCTCGAAAGTGTTCGAGCGCGGCGGCCAGAAGATTGGCGTGATCGGCCTGACCATCGCGGGCAAGACCAAGGCGTCGTCCAGTCCCGACCCGGACACCACCTTCCAGGACGAGGCCGCCGCTGCGCAGCGCGAAATCGACGCGCTGCGTGCCCAGGGCGTGAACAAGATCGTGCTGGCCAGCCACATAGGCTACGAATACGACCGCCAGGTGGTGGCCAAGCTGAGCGGCGTGGATGTGGTGGTGGGCGGCGATTCGCACACGCTGCTCGGCCCGGCCAGTCTGACGACGCTGGGCGTGGGCTCGCCTGCGGGCGCTTACCCCACGGTCGCCACCGACAAGGACGGCAAGATGGTCTGCATCGTGCAGGCATGGGAATACGCCCAGGTGGTGGGCGAGCTGAAGGTGCGCTTCGACGCCAAGGGCGACGTGCAGGAATGCGCGGGCACGCCGCACGTGCTGATCGGCAACAACTACACGCTTGGCGGCAAGGCGCCCACGGCCGCCGAGCAGGCCGCCATCGACGCCAGCGTGAAAGCTGCCGGCGTGCTGCGGGTGACCGCGCCGTCGGCCAACGCCACCAGCGTGCTGGCGCCGTTCAAGGCCCGGGTTGAGGTATTCAATAAAACCGTGGTGGCCAGCGCGCCGACCGAGCTGTGCTCGCGCCGCGTGCCGGGCGGGCCGGGCTCGGTGGACTACAGCCGCTCCAGCACGGGCTGCAACGCCGAAGGGCTGGTCAACCAGCACGGTGGTGATATCCAGCAGCTGGTGGCGCAGGCTTACCTGGACGTGGCCAACGCCAAGTACGGCGGTGCCGACATCTCGCTGCAAAGCGGCGGCGGCGTGCGCGTGCCCTTGCTGGGCCGGGTGACGGCCGCCAACGTGATCCAGGTGCTGCCTTTCGGCAACATGCTGTTCCGCTTGCAGGTGACGGGCGCCGAGGTCAAGGCCATGCTCGAAGACGGGCTGGAAGCCACCTTTGGCGCCAACGGCACCACGGGGCCGTACCCCTACACCGGCGGCCTGCGGTTCGACGTGGATTCCAAAGCCGCGGCGGGCTCGCGCGTCAGCCAGATCGAGGTGCGCGACCCGGCCACCGGCGCCTGGGGCACCTTGGACCCTGCCAAGACTTACCGCCTGTTCGTGCTGAGCTTCAACGCCACCGGCGGCGACGGCTACAAGACCCTGGCCGCCGTGCCCGCTGCGCGCCGGCTGGACATTGGCGTGCTGGATGCCGACGTGCTGTTCGACTACATCGACCGCCAGCCCAAGGACGCCACCGGCCTGCCGCAACTGGGGCGCCTGCCGCTCGCGCAGTACAGCACGCGCAACTTCAAGTAA
- the tal gene encoding transaldolase: protein MNQLDALKQFTTVVADTGDFRQLAQFKPQDATTNPSLILKAVQKPEYAPLLADTVAAHRGKPLDEVVDRLLVRFGTEILSIIPGRVSTEVDARLSFDEDATYTRAERLIELYQAAGVPTDRVLIKIASTWEGIRAAERLEKRGIHCNLTLLFSFCQAVVCGQAKVQLISPFVGRIYDWYKKSAGAAWDEAAQAGANDPGVRSVKRIYDHYKRHGIATEVMGASFRNVGQITALAGCDLLTISPDLLAQLAASEAPLQRALDPAAAQKMDLPAARYDEAGFRLALNQDAMATEKLAEGIRAFIADAEKLDALMLAA from the coding sequence ATGAACCAGCTAGACGCACTCAAGCAATTCACTACCGTGGTGGCGGACACCGGGGACTTCCGCCAGCTTGCCCAGTTCAAGCCGCAAGACGCCACCACCAACCCATCGCTCATCCTGAAAGCGGTGCAAAAGCCCGAGTACGCCCCGCTGCTGGCCGACACCGTGGCCGCCCACCGCGGCAAGCCGCTCGATGAGGTGGTGGACCGCCTGCTGGTGCGCTTTGGCACCGAAATCCTGTCCATCATTCCCGGCCGCGTGTCCACCGAAGTGGATGCGCGCCTGTCTTTCGACGAAGACGCCACCTACACCCGCGCCGAACGGCTGATCGAGCTGTACCAGGCCGCTGGCGTGCCCACCGACCGCGTGCTGATCAAGATCGCCAGCACCTGGGAAGGCATCCGCGCGGCCGAGCGGCTGGAAAAGCGCGGCATCCACTGCAACCTGACGCTGCTGTTCAGCTTCTGCCAGGCCGTGGTGTGCGGCCAGGCCAAGGTGCAGCTGATCTCGCCCTTTGTCGGGCGCATCTACGACTGGTACAAGAAATCCGCCGGCGCCGCGTGGGACGAAGCCGCCCAGGCGGGCGCCAACGACCCTGGCGTGCGGTCGGTCAAGCGCATTTACGATCACTACAAGCGCCACGGCATCGCCACCGAGGTGATGGGCGCCAGCTTCCGCAACGTCGGCCAGATCACCGCGCTGGCCGGCTGCGACCTGCTCACCATCAGCCCCGACCTGCTGGCGCAGCTGGCCGCCAGTGAGGCGCCGCTGCAGCGCGCGCTGGACCCTGCGGCCGCCCAAAAAATGGACCTGCCCGCCGCGCGCTACGACGAAGCGGGCTTCCGCCTGGCGCTGAACCAGGACGCCATGGCCACCGAAAAGCTGGCCGAGGGCATTCGCGCATTCATCGCCGACGCCGAAAAGCTCGACGCACTGATGCTGGCGGCCTGA
- the pgi gene encoding glucose-6-phosphate isomerase: MATWQDRPRCDEAPSWAPLLAHAQRAFTGKDAFDLRAGFAADAQRAARFSFEAPHVRADLSKNLIDAEAQRLLTKLAHECGLESHRDALLAGEPINASEQRAVTHVAWRNWAPATAESAPAALYSIADWRAQMLTLADAVRADEAITDVVNIGIGGSDLGPRMVVQALSAAQATSGPRVHFVANMDGHELAALLRQLRPEQTLFLVASKSFGTAETMRNALSARAWYQAQGGADVARHFVALSANPTAARAFGIERCLGFDEGVGGRYSLWSSIGLSIAIAVGREGFEALLAGAHAMDRHFAETPLARNLPVQLALLDLWYRNALHLASRCVVPYLHGLRALPAYLQQLEMESNGKRVDAHGRTVPFATAATVWGQAGSNGQHAFFQALHQGSDVVPVEFVLSATAAHSLPEHHRKLLANALAQARALMMGQPGDAPERHFPGNRPSTVLLLPDQSAQSIGALLALYEHRTFALGSLWGINSFDQWGVELGKRHAGEIENALLSPDADACAALDASTAALVGWLRQG; this comes from the coding sequence ATGGCCACCTGGCAAGACCGTCCTCGCTGCGACGAGGCGCCCAGCTGGGCGCCGCTGCTGGCGCACGCGCAGCGCGCTTTCACTGGTAAAGACGCTTTCGATCTGCGCGCTGGCTTTGCCGCCGATGCGCAGCGCGCAGCGCGTTTCAGCTTTGAGGCGCCGCACGTTCGGGCGGACCTGTCCAAGAACCTGATCGACGCCGAAGCCCAGCGCCTGCTGACGAAGCTGGCGCACGAATGCGGGCTGGAAAGCCACCGCGACGCGCTGCTGGCGGGCGAGCCCATCAACGCCAGCGAACAGCGCGCCGTTACCCACGTTGCATGGCGAAATTGGGCGCCAGCGACCGCTGAATCAGCGCCGGCAGCTCTGTATTCGATAGCAGACTGGCGCGCGCAAATGCTGACCCTGGCCGACGCCGTGCGAGCCGACGAGGCCATCACCGACGTGGTGAACATCGGCATTGGCGGCTCAGACCTGGGCCCGCGCATGGTGGTGCAGGCGCTGTCGGCGGCGCAGGCCACCAGTGGCCCGCGCGTGCACTTCGTCGCCAACATGGATGGGCACGAGCTGGCCGCGCTGCTGCGCCAGCTGCGGCCCGAGCAGACGCTGTTCCTGGTCGCGTCCAAAAGCTTTGGCACAGCCGAAACCATGCGCAACGCGCTGTCGGCCCGCGCCTGGTACCAGGCCCAAGGCGGCGCCGACGTGGCGCGCCACTTCGTCGCGCTGAGCGCCAACCCCACGGCGGCGCGCGCCTTCGGCATCGAGCGCTGCCTGGGCTTTGACGAAGGCGTGGGTGGGCGCTATTCGCTGTGGTCTTCCATCGGCCTGTCGATTGCGATCGCCGTGGGCCGCGAAGGTTTTGAAGCGCTGCTGGCTGGTGCCCATGCGATGGACCGGCACTTTGCCGAAACCCCGCTGGCGCGCAACCTGCCGGTGCAGCTCGCGCTGTTGGACCTGTGGTACCGCAACGCCCTGCACCTGGCCAGCCGCTGCGTGGTGCCCTACCTGCATGGGCTGCGGGCGCTGCCGGCCTACTTGCAGCAGCTGGAAATGGAAAGCAACGGCAAGCGCGTGGACGCCCACGGGCGCACCGTGCCGTTTGCCACCGCCGCCACGGTGTGGGGGCAGGCGGGCAGCAACGGGCAGCACGCGTTCTTTCAGGCGCTGCACCAGGGCAGCGACGTGGTGCCGGTGGAATTCGTGCTGTCGGCCACCGCCGCGCACAGCCTGCCGGAGCACCACCGCAAGCTGCTGGCCAACGCACTGGCGCAGGCGCGCGCGCTGATGATGGGCCAGCCGGGCGACGCGCCCGAACGGCACTTTCCGGGCAACCGGCCGTCCACGGTGCTGCTGCTGCCCGACCAGTCGGCTCAGAGCATCGGCGCGCTGCTGGCGCTGTACGAGCACCGCACGTTTGCGTTGGGCTCGCTGTGGGGCATCAACAGCTTTGACCAGTGGGGGGTTGAGCTGGGCAAGCGCCACGCGGGCGAGATCGAAAATGCGCTGCTGTCGCCCGACGCGGATGCGTGTGCGGCGCTGGACGCGTCTACCGCCGCGCTGGTGGGCTGGTTGCGGCAAGGCTGA
- a CDS encoding L,D-transpeptidase family protein: MPDSLPAPRDVPSRARRLGLMAGALGLIAPPLLAAPRGPDRTSQRAAYPLAPGRSFWVPELSPSGPVVAFVNLYTQHTQVYRNGIAVGYSSVSTGKPGHGTPSGLFTVLEKRRHHRSNLYSNAPMPWMIRLTWGGIAFHGGALPGYPASHGCIRLPMDFAARLFSVLGHGDTVAVLRHAPGAGLSPLPTLAPIDPQGQPLLQPGMIAAPTYWREERSATASAAPAQRMGTAAAASASTTAAMAPQASASASAPIAPASAMPLSLLASLPQRRLFVMRGGRMLASAALPEGVSAWSGATPVLVWSAKGQWEGAHGTQPSGLSDAQVWQQLLGGQAAWAERLRAHLVPGSTLAISPLPALSDVHTAAWGLTA, translated from the coding sequence GTGCCAGATTCTTTGCCCGCCCCTCGCGATGTTCCTTCCCGCGCCCGCCGCCTGGGCCTGATGGCGGGCGCGCTCGGGCTGATCGCGCCGCCGCTGCTGGCCGCGCCGCGCGGGCCCGATCGCACGTCGCAGCGCGCCGCCTACCCGCTGGCGCCGGGGCGGTCGTTCTGGGTGCCCGAGCTGTCGCCCAGCGGCCCGGTGGTCGCCTTCGTCAACCTTTACACACAGCACACGCAGGTGTACCGCAACGGCATCGCGGTCGGCTATTCCAGCGTCAGCACTGGCAAGCCCGGGCACGGCACGCCGTCCGGCTTGTTCACCGTGCTGGAAAAGCGGCGGCACCACCGATCCAACCTGTACAGCAACGCGCCCATGCCGTGGATGATCCGGCTGACCTGGGGCGGCATCGCCTTTCACGGCGGGGCGCTGCCGGGCTACCCAGCGTCGCACGGCTGCATCCGCCTGCCGATGGACTTTGCCGCGCGCCTGTTCAGCGTGCTGGGCCACGGCGACACGGTGGCCGTGCTGCGGCACGCGCCCGGCGCCGGGCTGTCGCCCCTGCCCACGCTGGCGCCCATCGACCCGCAGGGCCAGCCCTTGCTGCAGCCCGGCATGATTGCCGCGCCGACGTACTGGCGTGAAGAGCGTTCGGCCACCGCCAGCGCGGCACCGGCCCAGCGCATGGGCACGGCGGCGGCTGCGTCCGCTTCCACCACGGCGGCCATGGCGCCCCAGGCAAGTGCATCAGCGTCCGCACCCATCGCGCCAGCCTCGGCGATGCCCTTGTCGCTGCTTGCCAGCCTGCCGCAGCGCCGGCTGTTCGTGATGCGCGGCGGGCGCATGCTGGCCTCTGCCGCCTTGCCGGAGGGCGTGTCGGCGTGGTCTGGCGCGACGCCGGTGCTGGTGTGGTCCGCCAAAGGCCAATGGGAGGGCGCGCACGGCACACAGCCCAGCGGCCTGTCAGACGCTCAGGTATGGCAGCAGCTGTTGGGCGGGCAAGCGGCGTGGGCCGAGCGCCTGCGCGCACACCTGGTGCCGGGCAGCACGCTGGCCATCAGCCCGCTGCCCGCGCTGAGCGACGTGCACACGGCCGCTTGGGGGCTGACTGCGTAG
- a CDS encoding pyrimidine dimer DNA glycosylase/endonuclease V — protein MRLWSLHPRYLDPQGMVALWRETLLAQAVLREQTRGYRNHPQLDRFKAHPAPLDAMSAYLQAIHAEATARGYHFDASKIRPGAPAAPMTVTAGQMTYEWAHLMAKLQTRNPALHERWRATTAPEAHPLLTVHPGDLEPWERP, from the coding sequence ATGCGCCTCTGGTCACTTCACCCCCGTTACCTCGATCCGCAGGGCATGGTCGCACTCTGGCGCGAAACCCTGCTGGCGCAGGCCGTGCTGCGAGAGCAGACGCGCGGCTACCGCAACCACCCGCAGCTGGACCGATTCAAGGCCCACCCCGCTCCGCTGGACGCGATGAGCGCCTACCTGCAAGCCATCCACGCCGAAGCCACCGCGCGCGGCTACCACTTTGACGCCAGCAAGATCCGCCCCGGCGCCCCGGCGGCGCCGATGACCGTCACCGCGGGCCAGATGACCTACGAATGGGCGCACCTGATGGCCAAGCTGCAGACGCGCAACCCCGCCCTGCATGAGCGCTGGCGCGCCACCACCGCGCCCGAAGCGCACCCCTTGCTGACCGTGCACCCCGGCGACCTGGAGCCGTGGGAGCGGCCCTGA
- the groL gene encoding chaperonin GroEL (60 kDa chaperone family; promotes refolding of misfolded polypeptides especially under stressful conditions; forms two stacked rings of heptamers to form a barrel-shaped 14mer; ends can be capped by GroES; misfolded proteins enter the barrel where they are refolded when GroES binds), with protein MAAKDVVFGGEARARMVEGVNILANAVKVTLGPKGRNVVLERSFGAPTVTKDGVSVAKEIELKDKLQNMGAQLVKEVASKTSDNAGDGTTTATVLAQAIVREGSKYVAAGLNPMDLKRGIDKAVAALVEQLKKASKATTTSKEIAQVGSISANSDESIGKIIADAMDKVGKEGVITVEDGKSLDNELDVVEGMQFDRGYLSPYFINNPEKQAALLDNPYVLLFDKKISNIRELLPTLEAVAKAGRPLLIIAEEVEGEALATLVVNTIRGILKVVAVKAPGFGDRRKAMLEDIAILTGGKVIAEEVGLSLEKVTLADLGQAKTIEVGKENTTIIDGAGKAEDIEARVKQIRIQIEEATSDYDREKLQERVAKLAGGVAVIKVGAATEVEMKEKKARVEDALHATRAAVEEGIVAGGGVALLRAKQAAGEIKGDNADQDAGIKLILKAIEAPLREIVYNAGGEPSVVVNKVLEGKGNFGFNAANDTYGDLIELGILDPTKVTRTALQNAASVASLLLTTEAMVAEAPKDEAPAGGGMPGGMGGMGGMDGMM; from the coding sequence ATGGCAGCAAAAGACGTAGTGTTTGGCGGCGAAGCCCGCGCGCGCATGGTCGAGGGTGTGAACATCCTGGCCAACGCGGTCAAAGTGACCCTGGGCCCCAAAGGCCGCAACGTGGTGCTCGAGCGCTCTTTCGGCGCCCCCACCGTGACCAAGGACGGTGTGTCCGTGGCCAAAGAGATCGAGCTGAAGGACAAGCTGCAGAACATGGGCGCGCAGCTCGTGAAAGAAGTGGCCTCCAAGACCAGCGACAACGCGGGTGACGGCACCACCACCGCCACCGTGCTGGCCCAGGCCATCGTGCGCGAAGGCAGCAAGTACGTGGCCGCCGGCCTGAACCCCATGGACCTGAAGCGCGGTATCGACAAAGCCGTTGCCGCCCTGGTCGAGCAGCTAAAAAAGGCCAGCAAGGCCACCACCACCAGCAAGGAAATCGCTCAGGTTGGCTCCATCTCCGCCAACAGCGATGAGTCCATCGGCAAGATCATTGCCGACGCGATGGACAAAGTGGGCAAGGAAGGCGTGATCACCGTTGAAGACGGCAAGAGCCTGGACAACGAGCTGGACGTCGTCGAAGGCATGCAGTTCGACCGTGGCTACCTGTCGCCCTACTTCATCAACAACCCCGAAAAGCAAGCCGCGCTGCTGGACAACCCGTACGTGCTGCTGTTCGACAAGAAGATCAGCAACATCCGCGAGCTGCTGCCCACGCTGGAAGCCGTGGCCAAGGCCGGCCGCCCGCTGCTGATCATTGCCGAAGAAGTCGAAGGCGAAGCGCTGGCGACCCTGGTGGTCAACACCATCCGCGGCATCCTGAAAGTGGTGGCTGTGAAGGCCCCTGGCTTCGGCGACCGCCGCAAAGCCATGCTGGAAGACATCGCCATCCTGACCGGCGGCAAAGTGATCGCTGAAGAAGTGGGCCTGTCGCTGGAAAAAGTGACGCTGGCCGACCTGGGCCAGGCCAAGACCATCGAAGTGGGCAAGGAAAACACCACCATCATCGACGGCGCCGGCAAGGCTGAAGACATCGAAGCGCGCGTCAAGCAGATCCGCATCCAGATCGAAGAAGCCACCAGCGACTACGACCGCGAGAAGCTGCAAGAGCGCGTGGCCAAGCTGGCCGGCGGCGTGGCCGTCATCAAGGTCGGTGCCGCTACCGAAGTCGAGATGAAAGAGAAGAAAGCCCGCGTTGAAGACGCCCTGCACGCCACGCGCGCTGCGGTGGAAGAAGGCATCGTGGCCGGTGGTGGCGTGGCGCTGCTGCGCGCCAAGCAAGCCGCTGGCGAAATCAAGGGCGACAACGCCGACCAGGACGCCGGCATCAAGCTGATCCTGAAGGCCATCGAAGCGCCCCTGCGCGAGATCGTCTACAACGCCGGCGGCGAGCCTTCGGTGGTGGTCAACAAGGTGCTGGAAGGCAAAGGCAACTTTGGCTTCAACGCTGCCAACGACACCTACGGCGACCTGATCGAGCTGGGCATCCTGGACCCGACGAAAGTCACCCGCACTGCGCTGCAGAACGCCGCTTCCGTGGCTTCGCTGCTGCTGACGACCGAAGCCATGGTCGCCGAAGCACCGAAGGACGAAGCACCTGCTGGCGGCGGCATGCCTGGCGGCATGGGCGGCATGGGTGGCATGGACGGGATGATGTAA
- the groES gene encoding co-chaperone GroES, which translates to MKLRPLADRVIVKRTDSETKTASGIVIPDNAAEKPDQGEVLAVGPGKKNDKGELSAMNVKVGDRVLFGKYSGQTVKVDGDELLVMKEDDLFAVVEK; encoded by the coding sequence TTGAAACTTCGTCCTTTGGCCGATCGCGTGATCGTCAAGCGCACTGACAGCGAAACCAAGACCGCCTCGGGCATCGTCATCCCCGACAACGCCGCCGAAAAGCCCGATCAGGGTGAAGTGCTGGCCGTTGGCCCGGGCAAGAAAAACGACAAGGGCGAGCTCTCGGCCATGAACGTGAAAGTGGGCGACCGCGTGCTGTTTGGCAAATACAGCGGCCAGACCGTCAAGGTCGACGGCGACGAACTGCTGGTGATGAAGGAAGACGACCTGTTCGCCGTGGTCGAGAAGTAA
- the norR gene encoding nitric oxide reductase transcriptional regulator NorR, which yields MVKITLDPLHLMLLADLVSELPAAVRMQRLVTSLRAHFHCGAMAVLQLEGDHLRPVAVDGLSHEALGRRFAIRDHPRLAAILQRDGVTRFHHDSLLPDPYDGLLTERAGQPLAVHDCMGLSLNVEGARWGVVTLDALQPGTFDGDAQAELAALGISIEAAARITRLENQLRALSSNSGHTVITPEGTSRDEPEIVGQSPPLQHLLHELDVVAESDLPVLLLGETGVGKELFAHRLHRLSRRRARPLVHVNCAALPESLAESELFGHVRGAFSGAVGERAGRFEAAEGGTLFLDEVGELPLAIQAKLLRTLQNGEIQRLGADKPKRVNVRVIAATNRSLREQVAQGAFRADLYHRLSVYPIPIPPLRERGNDLLLLSGRFLELNRSRLGLRSLRLSADAEEALRRYRWPGNVRELEHVISRAALKAVSRGADRRAIVTLEPDMLDLDDLALPGPVASTATANTAAQGGAALSVPPPWQAMAGARLSDIVDASQRAAIRQALDSHEQNWAAAARQLGLDASNLHKLARRLGLKSSARPQP from the coding sequence ATGGTCAAAATCACCCTGGACCCGCTGCATCTCATGCTGCTGGCCGATCTGGTGTCGGAGCTGCCCGCCGCCGTGCGCATGCAGCGGCTGGTGACCAGCTTGCGCGCGCACTTTCATTGCGGGGCAATGGCGGTGCTGCAACTGGAGGGCGACCACCTGCGGCCCGTGGCGGTCGATGGGCTGAGCCACGAGGCCCTGGGCCGGCGCTTCGCCATCCGTGACCACCCGCGCCTGGCGGCCATCCTGCAGCGCGACGGCGTCACGCGCTTTCACCACGACAGCCTTTTGCCCGACCCGTACGACGGCCTGCTGACCGAGCGCGCCGGGCAACCGCTGGCGGTGCACGACTGCATGGGCCTGTCGCTGAACGTGGAGGGCGCGCGCTGGGGCGTCGTCACGCTGGATGCGCTGCAACCCGGCACCTTCGACGGCGACGCCCAGGCCGAGCTGGCGGCGCTGGGCATTTCGATCGAAGCCGCGGCCCGCATCACCCGGCTGGAAAACCAGCTGCGCGCCCTGAGCAGCAACAGCGGCCACACCGTCATCACGCCCGAGGGCACCTCGCGCGATGAGCCCGAAATCGTCGGCCAGAGCCCGCCGCTGCAGCACCTGCTGCATGAGCTGGACGTGGTGGCCGAATCCGACCTGCCGGTGCTGCTGCTGGGCGAAACCGGCGTCGGCAAGGAACTGTTCGCGCACCGGCTGCACCGCCTGTCGCGCCGCCGCGCGCGGCCGCTGGTGCACGTCAACTGCGCCGCCTTACCCGAGTCGCTGGCCGAAAGCGAGCTGTTCGGCCACGTGCGCGGCGCCTTCTCGGGCGCGGTGGGCGAGCGCGCCGGCCGCTTTGAGGCGGCCGAGGGCGGCACGCTGTTTCTCGACGAGGTGGGCGAGCTGCCGCTGGCCATTCAGGCCAAGCTGCTGCGCACGCTGCAGAACGGCGAAATCCAGCGGCTGGGCGCCGACAAGCCCAAGCGCGTGAACGTGCGCGTCATCGCAGCCACCAACCGCAGCCTGCGCGAGCAGGTGGCGCAAGGCGCCTTTCGCGCCGACCTGTACCACCGGCTGTCGGTCTACCCGATCCCGATTCCGCCGCTGCGCGAACGTGGCAACGACCTGCTGCTGCTGTCCGGGCGCTTCCTGGAGCTGAACCGCTCGCGCCTGGGCCTGCGCAGCCTGCGCCTGTCGGCCGACGCCGAAGAGGCGCTGCGCCGCTACCGCTGGCCGGGCAACGTGCGCGAGCTGGAACACGTGATCAGCCGCGCCGCGCTCAAGGCCGTCAGCCGCGGCGCCGACCGGCGGGCCATCGTCACGCTGGAGCCCGACATGCTCGACCTGGACGACCTGGCCCTGCCCGGCCCGGTGGCTTCTACCGCCACCGCCAACACCGCCGCACAGGGCGGCGCCGCGCTGTCCGTGCCGCCACCGTGGCAGGCGATGGCCGGCGCGCGGCTGAGCGACATCGTGGACGCCAGCCAGCGCGCCGCCATCCGCCAGGCGCTGGACAGCCACGAGCAGAACTGGGCCGCCGCCGCGCGCCAGCTGGGCCTGGACGCCAGCAACCTGCACAAGCTGGCGCGCCGCCTGGGGCTTAAGTCTTCGGCAAGGCCCCAGCCTTGA